The sequence GCGGCATGACCGCCTTTGCCGGTGATGGTGAGGTTAAACGAATCAGCAGAGGCCATAATTACTCCGCTTCTTAGACCAACTTGACCAAGGGGTAATCCTGACCAGCCGTGAAGGGCAATCGCCGCATCCACTTTAGGATTATCCAGCACCCCGTCATCAATCATCGCTTGAGCACCCGTGATGCTTTCCTCACAGGGTTGAAAGACAAGCTTAACGTTGCCATTCAATTCACTACGCATGTCTTGAAGGATAGTCGCAGCCCCCAACAAAATCGCCATGTGACCATCATGTCCGCAGGCGTGCATTTTGCCAATGGTCCTGGATTTGTATTCGACTTCAGTCTGTTCTTCAATCGGCAAAGCGTCCATATCGGCTCGAATTAGAATCGTTTTGCCTGTATTCTCGCCCTTAATCAAACCTACTACGCCTGTTTTACCAACTCCCTCTGTCGGGCATATGCCTATCTTGCGAAGTTGCTCAGCCACAAATTTAGCCGTTTGGACTTCTTCAAATCCGAGTTCAGGATGCATATGCAAGTGCCGACGAATTTCAACCAACTCCGGCATTAGTTTTGATATTTTCGTTTTAATCATATCACTCATAAATTCCTCACACTTGCCAAGGTTTGATTTCACCAAGTTCACTGCCATCGGCAGCGATGCGCATTAATCCCATATGTACCCATTTGACGGAGGTAACGGAATGTGCTGGTGTT is a genomic window of bacterium containing:
- a CDS encoding M20 family metallopeptidase, which codes for MSDMIKTKISKLMPELVEIRRHLHMHPELGFEEVQTAKFVAEQLRKIGICPTEGVGKTGVVGLIKGENTGKTILIRADMDALPIEEQTEVEYKSRTIGKMHACGHDGHMAILLGAATILQDMRSELNGNVKLVFQPCEESITGAQAMIDDGVLDNPKVDAAIALHGWSGLPLGQVGLRSGVIMASADSFNLTITGKGGHAAYPQDCIDPIYIGSLIIQALQGLISRESSINDPAVVTIAKIVAGTSHNIIPETAKLYGTVRTLNEAKRQRIKRRLEEVIVGITKAFNAKVEIEFLHNCPATINDTRLVQLIEEVALDSFGPNGVGAIQNPSMGAEDFSYFAQKVPSVMFHLGLGEHPICHNPSFDFVDETIPIGVEVFVKTALKYLRDST